AATCATCCCCGGCCCTGTCGGACGCCATCCCAGCCATTCCTGGGTCAAGGCACTCGACGCCGGCATATCGATCCCCATAAACGCCGCCAAAAAACCAAAGTGCTCACCCGCCTGCTCCGGAGACAAGGACACCACCGGCAGGTCCAACCGGCGGCCGATCGCTTCGGCGATGGCTTTGAGCGGCACGCCCTCTTCGCCCACCGCATGATACCGCGCACCGGCCAACCCTTTTTCCAACGCCAGGTGATAAACCCGCGCGGCATCAAACCGGTAGGCCGCCGGCCAGCGGTTCAGCCCTTCACCGATGTATGCCGACACCCCTTTTTGACGGGCGATGTCAATGGCAAGGGAGACGAGCCCATGCTTGTCCCGGTCATGCACCTGCGGAAGACGCACCACCGACACCGGGACCCCCTGCGCCGCCACCACGTCCGCCGTCGCTTCCGACACACGGGGTACGTGCGCGAAACTGGGGTGGGGGGCTTCCATTTCCGTCCTGGGCCCGCCCGAAACGCCCATACCCGTTCCCGAGGTAACAATCAACGGACCACGGCCGCTGCCCAGCCCCTCGCCCAAGGCCAGGATGGCGCGCCGGTCGACCTCGCAATTCTCCGCAAACTTTGAGAAATCATGGATAAAGCCTAAATGAATGACCGCATCCGCGCCCGCGGCGCCGCTGCGCAAGCTTTCCAAATCTTCCAGCGCCCCGCGATGCGCTTCCGCGCCCACCGCTGCCAATGCGTCCACCGCCGCTTCCGTACGAGCCAATCCAAGAACCTGGTGACCCGACTTGATCAGGTCCGGGACAAGGGCCGATCCGATAAATCCAGTTGCACCTGTAATAAAGACACGCATATTTTTTTATACAAAATTGAGCCGTCGGGAGACTTGAAAACAAGGACATTTGACTCAAATTTCTAAAATCCCGACCGTTTTGCCCGGCTCCTTCGTCTATAGACAAACAAACAAAATGCAACCTCTAAAAGACAAAGTAGCCGTCGTATTTGCCGCCTCCGGAGACATAGCGGGCGCCGTGGCGCGATCGTTTTCCGATCAAGGGGCAAAGGTCTATGTTACCGCCCGGAACCTGGATGCCGTAAAAGCGTTGGCGCGCGAGCTCAAAGCGGAAGCCGCCAGGGTGGACGCCATGAAGGAGACCGAAATCGACCACTTCCTACAAAAGGTTGTCGCGGACAACGGCAAATTGGACGTCGTATTCAATGGTATCGGCGTGAGCTACAACGACATGGGCGGCCGTCCACCCACCACCCAAGCGACTTTCGAGCAGTTTATGAGCCCCATGGAAAAACTTTGCGGTTCACAGTTCCTTACGTCCAGGGTAGCGGCAAGGTACATGATGGAAACCGGTTCCGAGGGGACCATCCTGCTGCTCACGGCGGCGCTGTCCAGAAGCAAAATCCCCAACCTGGCAGGCATCACCGCCGCCAGTGCCGCCATTGAAGGGATGACCAGGGTGATGGCCGCGGAATTTGGGGGTAACGGTATAAAGGTGATCTGTATTTGTTCCGGCGCCTTGATGGAGACGAAGCGGATTTCCGGATGGATAGAGTCCGTTGCAAACCAATACGGAATACCGGTGGAGCAAATCGTGTCACAATACAAAGCCTTTGACATATTAAAGACGGTGCCTACACTGAAGCAACTCGGCGACACCGCCGCCTTTCTTGCTTCCGAGACAGGGGTGGCCTTCAACAGTCATATTGTTGACGTGGATTGTGGTAAGTTGAATATCTTGTGATCCATGGATATCAACGATTTCCAAACCCTTTTCGCCGAGTTTCAAAACCCGTTAAAGTCATACCTGTATCGTCTGGTGACCGACCGGAATGACGTGGAGGACCTGACGCACGACACGTTTATCCGGGCATTTTCCAAGATATCCACCTTTAACCAGGAATCTTCCCTAAAAACCTGGGTGTTCAAAATAGCGACCAACCTCGCGTATGATCATTTACGGCGACAAAAAAGATGGCAGGCCGACGCCCAGGACCGGGCGGCGGACCTCGCCATCGGTTCCGAGGAAATCCGGCAGGTATTTTGGATGGTCCACCATACATCGCCTTACGGGGCGTACGAAATGAAGGAGCATATCGACTACTGTTTTACTTGTATATCAAAAACCTTACCCATCGAAAACCAGGTCGCCCTGATCTTAAAAGACATTTACGATTTTCAAGTCAGGGAAATTGGCCTTATCCTGGGGAAAACGGAAGGCGTCATCAAGCACCTGCTAAACGACGCCAGGAGCACGATGACGGATATATTTGAGCACAGGTGCGCGCTCATCAACAAAAATGGCGTCTGTCACCAATGCAGCCACATCAACGAAATATTCAACCCCAAACAGGACCAGCAGGAGGAGCTCATGAAGCTGGACCTTGTAAAGGGTTCGAAAAAATACAACCGGGAGGAGCTGTATGCCTTGCGGACCATGCTGGTAAAAGCGATCGATCCCCTGCATGCGTCGGGGACCGATTTTCACGAGGAGATTATGAAGTGTCTTAGAACGGCGATTGGGGAGAAAAAGGATTTTTTTGCGGAGGAATAGGCTTTGCAAACTTTTTCGAGCCCGCCACACAAAGAATCACCCCCACGGTCACGCCCACCATCCCCAGGCTCACCTTTTCGTGAAGCAACGTCGCCGCCAACCCCAATCCAAAGAAGGGTTGTAACAGTTGCAACTGGCCGACCGTTGCCGTCCCGCCTTGTGCAAGCCCCCGATACCAGAATATAAAACCGATAAACATGCTGAACAGCGAGACATAGCTCAGGCCAATCCAGCCGGCCGCGTGAATTTGAACAAAGGAGGCCGGGGGTAAAAAGAAAACAAGCGGGACCATGACCGGCAACGACAACACCAATGCCCAGGAAATCACCTGCCAACCACCCAGCGTCTTTGAGAGTCTGGCGCCCTCCGCATAGCCCAGCCCGCAAAGAAGGATCGCCAGCAGCATGAGTCCATCCCCCACAGGTGATCCTTTTATGCCTTGCGCGACAGCAAAGCCAACGACCAGGAGGCTTCCCACCAGGGAGAATATCCAGAATACCGGCCGGGGGCGCTCTCCTCCGCGAATCACCCCGAATAGGGCGGTGACAAGCGGCAATATGCCTACAAAAACGATGGAGTGCGCGGAGGTGACATATTGCAAGGCCAACCCCGATAAAAGGGGATAACCCACCACTACACCCAACCCGACGATCGACAGGGGGAAAATCTGTTCCCGCGCCGGTCGTTTTTCCTTAAAGACAAAAAGGACAAAAAGCGCCAGCAGACCGGCAATGGTGGCCCGCGCCGCCGTTAGAAACAAGGGGCTGAAGTCCAGAATGGCCACCCTTGTGGCGGGTAGTGAACCACTGAATATCACTACCCCGATAAAACCATACATCCAACCACTTGTCGTTTTTGCGCTCATTTTTTTTGCACAAAAATAAAAGCGCAGAACATAAAGACACAGTCTCAGTTTTATATATTTGCATGGATACAGTTTATTATGCCCAGGAATTTTTTATACCATGAAATAGCCGGCAGGATCGCCGCTCAGATCAGAAATGGGACCCTGAAAGCCGGCGACAGGCTGCCCTCGGTGAGGATGTTATGCCAGGAACATGGCATCGGTATGAATACGGCAAAGCGGATATTTTTGGAGCTGGAGGCCCAGTCATTGATCGAATCCAAACCCCAATCGGGCTATTTTGTACATAAACTGCTGTATCTAAAATTACCGCTTCCCGAGGTAAGCCGCCCTTCTCCGACAGCTCATTGCAAGGAGCCAGACGGACTTATCAGCAGGGTCTACGCCAATATGGGCAACGAGAAGCTCACCCTGTTCTCCATCGGCGCACCATCCGGAGACCTGCTGCCCTTCCCAAAATTGAAAAAGGAACTCGTTTTGGCCACCCGGGCGCTTAAGGAAGGCGGAACGGCGTATGAACCGCTACCCGGCAATACAAAATTGAGAAGGATGATGGCGGCCCGCTCCCTGGCCTGGGGCGGCCATCTCACGGAAGACGACCTGGTGACGACCAGCGGCGGCATGAACGCGCTGTCTTTTTGCCTGATGGCATTAGGCAAGCCCGGCGATACGGTTGCCATAGAAAGTCCGTGCTATCCGGGCATTTTGCAACTGGCCGTAAGTCTGGGTCTAAAAGTGCTGGAGCTGCCGACGCATCCGACGACAGGGATAGAAATAGATGCCTTAATGAAAGCCATTCCAAAGATTGATATCTGCTTATTGGTCCCCAACTTCAATACCCCCTTGGGCAGTTGTATGCCGGAAGAGCACAAGAAGGCGGTTGTGACGCTGCTGGCAAAGCACGGCATACCACTGATAGAGGACGATGTATATGGCGACCTCTATTTTGGTGGGCAACGTCCACCCTGTTGCAAATCGTTTGACGAGACAGGCACCGTGCTATGGTGTAGTTCCGTTTCCAAAACCCTGGCGCCGGGCTATCGCGTCGGCTGGGTAGCCCCCGGCAAATACAAAGCGCAAATACTAAAGCTAAAGCTGGTGCACGCCTTGTCCTCCACCTCCGTTGTCCAGGAAGCCGTGGGGAATTTCCTAAGTACCGGCAGGTATGACCATCACCTCCGTCGTCTTCGGGCAACCCTCCAAAGCAACTACCAAAACTATGTCCACACGATAGCGGAATACTTCCCCGATGGGACAAAGACGAGCCGGCCACAAGGCGGCCTTGCCCTATGGGTTGAATTTCCCAAAAGGATCGATACCACCGAATTGTATGACTTCGCCATCAGGCAACGCATCAGCATTGCCCCCGGGCGCATGTTCACGCTTCAACACCAGTTTGAGCACTGCATGCGGCTTTGTATCGGGTTGCCCTGGTCCGAAGACATAAGATTCAAATTGAAAAAGCTGGGGAACCTCGCGAAAATGATGTGATCCGGCATAGACTTTGTGCGTTTTTCGAATACACCTGCTCGCCCCGCCACATCAAACTTTTCATCCAAAAAAACGCATCTATGAAACGCACTACTGTGGTTTCCCTGGCCTTGCTATGCCTGGGAGCGATGATTCCTGCTTGTATCAAGGTAACGACACCAGGAGGGGGTTCTTCGGACAAACAAGACCTCCAAATGATGTTGACGGACGATCCCCCGCCCACGCCCCCGGACTCCGTTCTGATCGATGCCATGGCCAGCATCACCGCCGTAAACGTGGACATAGAATCCATGTCCATAATGATGTGGTCGGACACCGATCACTGGGAACCCCTGGACATCATGCCCGGGGTATATAACCTCTTGAACCTCAGGAACGGCATGGATACCGCGTTGGGCACAACGCACCTCAAAAAGGGACAGGTTAAAGCGATCAAGGTGGTCTTCGGGAACCAAAGCTCCGTGACCGCAAACGGCATCAATGTTCAACTGGGTTTACTGTTTGCACCCACGGTGGTCGTCCCCGTGACCAATGATACGATACAGTTGGGCGACACCCCCCTCCAGCTATGGATGGACATCGACGCCGGGCGTTCGATCGTCGAGCTCGCGCAGGGGAACTTCGGACTCAAACCCTTTATCCGCCTGTTCACCACCAACAGCGCCAGTATAAAAGGGATCGTCATGCCCCACGCGTCCGCGCCCCTCGTCGGCGTCATCAGCGGCAGCGATACGCTGGTGGCCCTGCCTTCCTTCACCGGGGATTCCGGTATGTGGGAAATACGCGGGATAAAAACGGCTACGGTAAACGTCTTCTTCCACGCGACAGCTTCAAGCTACCACGATACGGCGTTGCTCGATGTTCCCGTGGTGCGCGGGACGATCACCGATGTAGGGAGTGTCGAGTTGAAGCAATAGCACGGGAAACCATAATGATGCAAAATGGCTCTAAACTTGGGAAAAACCCTAGTTTGAGCCATTTTGCATATCTATACCTGCAATTCGGCAATTAAACCGTACTTTCGTAGGTAACATTGAGTTTAGCAAAAGAAGTAATTGTCAAGTCCCCTCTACTTTTTATCGCCCTTCTCAGTTGGTCTCTAACATTTTAAACTTTTTAAGCATGACTCTTTATGTCTCCAACCTGGCTTTCCAGGTAACGGATCGTGATCTTCAATCTCTTTTTACGCCTTTTGGCGCCGTTAACTCCATTAACATTATTATGGATAAAGCTACGGGAAGGTCCCGCGGGTTTGCTTTTGTGGAAATACCGGACGCCGCCGGCGAAAACGCCATCCGCGAGCTTCAAGGTGTTGATTTGCAAGGCCGGCCGCTATCCATTGCCCCTGCAAAGCCGAAAAGGGATGAATCCGATGGTGGGTTCCAACCCAACCGTAACCGGAACAGGTTTTAGTGGTACTCTTCGCTTCTCTTAAAAGCTTCGAACGCCAGGCGTACCTGTTGGAGAATTTCCTCGGGGAAGTCGTTGAACTGGAGCTTTTCAAAGGAAATGCTGGAGGGTGTAAAACGAGACAGGCTTTGATGGTGATTGTGCATGTAATCGCGCGTTTCCGAAGGCCATCTCGGCTCGTGCTGTTGGAAAAACGACATGAACTTTTCCTCGACTTTATCGAGGTTCTTTTTCAGCAGGTCCATGCCCGTTGCTTGTATACTCATATCGACGAAGGTATGCTTTATATTCAATTACCAATACATCAATGACCGTACAACAGATCGAAAAGTTTATAGCGTTGCATCCAAAAGGAGCATCTGGATCCGTGACCATATCCTTTAAAACAAGAAAAAATGTCCAGGGTGTTTTCATTCAAACCCCCGACTACGAGGAATTGAAGAAAAAGAACTTTTGGCGGATCGTCATGTCCCCGAACCTGGATGACTATATCCGTACGAAAAGCCTTAGCCACGCCAGGATATTCAATGGCCTGGAATTCTCGAAGCTGTCGATACCATAGATCATGCTGTATTCGAAGGACGATCTTACGCACAAGGACTATGAATGGGAAAAGCCGCCCGGTAAGGTCGTTTACAGCGGAAGCCCTACCCGGCGTGCTTTTGACCCCTTCAACGGCGAGCAAGTACTTTTCGTCATCAATACTTTCTGCACATCGATTACCGGGATCACCATTGCGGAGGTTGAAAAAATTGAATCCCTTCTGCGGGATAAGTTGCCGCTGGGGCCCAGGAGTGAGATATCGGTGGTGCGGTGGTTGGAGTTGATCTACGAGTAGCCAAACAATAAAATGAGTATCGTACGACAAACAGGCGGCATGATCCGCAACACGTTTATCAATGGCATTATTTTTCTAATCCCACTGGTCGCACTTGGCTGGGTTTTTAGCGGCGCTATCGGAGGTATCGCAGGCGCCATGAGCAGTACCCAAAGCAACCCCTGGGTACAATCGCACGGCGGTTTGTTGTTGTTGCTGCCGATGGTGGTTTTGGGATTCGTTGCTTTTGTCTTTGCCTTGGGCATCCTGGTCCATATTACGGTACTTCAACGTGCCAAGAACTGGCTGGAGCAACAAGTACTGGATATGATGCCGGGGTACGATTTCCTAAAGTCAATGATGGAGGAAAAACTGCACGTAAAGGAGAAGAAGGGCGCCCCCGTGCTGGTGCAATGGTCTTCCTCGCAGCAGTTAGGCATATTGGTGGAGGAAAAAGAAGGGCGCGCCGTGGTGTTTTTCCCCACCAGTACCATCATGGGCGGTGGCGCGGTACACGTTGTACGCGTCGAGCAGATTACAAGACTTTCCTTTTCACTTACAGAGCTGGATAATATATTGATCCGGTCGGGCGGGGGATTGCTGGGGGAAGCCTAAAGGCCGCCCCCAGCGTTCCCGATCCCGTCTAGAAATTATTAGGATTAAAAGATCCCTGGGCATAAGGATCTACAATCTTTGTCGATTCCACGCCACCCGGGATAATCACAAACCTGTATTGCAAGCTCAACGGGATCTCTATACTCCCCGAGTTATCCGAGGTAAAACGGGTGATCAGGATATTCCCCACTTCCGGAATGAAGGCAAGCGTACTGTTGACGCTTCCGGCACTGGCGATATAGGGCAAGACCTCTTCACCCCCTCCAAACTGAAGATACACCTGTATGCTCGCGGTGCTCAGGTCCGCCAGGCTAAGGGCGTTTGCAGGGAAATCGACCACCCACAGATTGGATTCGTCAATCATCGTATCCCTGGCATTGGTGGCATAACCCCATGCGGAGTATATCACGTTGGCCGTACCGGTAGCGCCCTTCAGGACAATCCCCGTCCCCCAGCCGGAGGCCGTTTTGGGGCCGTACAACACATAATTGGTGGCGTCCAGGTAGTAGTCGCCGGTGGTTCCGGTAGCTGCGGGCGGCGCCCCGCTTCCGGAATATATCTGGCTTCCGGCTTTGCCGGTGGCGCCCGTCGCACCTGTGGCTCCGGTAGCGCCGGTGGCTCCCGTAGCCCCGGTAGCACCGGTGGCGCCTGTGGCTCCCGCCAGTGAAATACCCGTTCCCCAGCCGGAGGCTGTTTTGGGGCCATATAAAACGTCCGAAGTGACATCCAGGTAGTAGTCCCCGTTGTTTCCGGTACTGGCGGAAGGAGTCGTCGACCCGCTATAGATCTGGCTGCCATTCGAGCCGGCAGGGCCTACGGGGCCAGCGGCACCGGTGGCGCCGGTGGCTCCCTGGGGGCCCGCAGGTCCGGTTTTGGTGCAGGAGGAGACTCCCCAAATGGCCACTGCAAGCAGTATCGTGAAGAGCCCTGTTGTTGAATGTTTCATTGCGCATGTTTGTTAAAGGCATGAAGGTAGAAGAAGGGCTACGGACAACCACAAGTAATACTACGTAATCGGAATGCGCAGTAATACGGGAAATGGCGCTAGTGCACATTCCTAATGGGACTGAACGGCCCATATTTGTGTTGCATCGCACTAAAGGTATCCGCATACGGCCCGAAGGGTTGGTCGACCGGTTTTCGCGCGATGTCTGGCCAGTCTTTCGGAAAGACCTTTTCGGGTCGCGGCTGGCTGTTGATGAACGCAGCCACATCCCATGCCTGTTCGTCCGTGAGGAGAGGGGCGTCGTGGGAGCCACCGTAAGGCATGTTGTCTTTTACCAGGCCGGCCAGACGGCTGATGCGGTAGAGTCCTGCACCGGTGGTATAGCTATAGGCTCCCCATAAAGGAGGGTACCGGTAGCTGGCGCTGTCGGGATTGAGCGTCCCCTGGCCATCCGCGCCGTGACATCGCTGACAGAGCTGTTGATAAACCAGGCGGCCTTTTTCCGGATCGGCTGCCCTGTCAAGGAAGGGAATATCCCTGATGCCTGCACCCGCGGGCTTTGTTCCTTTGGGCACATCCTGCCCCAGCCACCGGAGGTAGGCGGAGATGGCTTTCATCTCAAGGCTATTGGTATCCAGTGGACGGCCATTGAGGCTTCTTTCGAGACAGTCGTTTACCCGGCGGTGGATATTTTCCACTGATCCGCTGCGGTCGCGAAATTTTGGGTAAGTGGCGTATACGGCGCTGTAATTGTTGCCCCATGCTTTTGTCCCTGCGTCGAGGTGACAGTTCTGACAGTTCATGCCATTGGTGAGGACGGCCTTTGTTCCTTTTGGACCAAGGTAATAGGCAGTATTGGCGATAAGATCCCGGCCATAGCGGATGAGCCTGCCTTCCTCCGTAGCTGGTATCCGGGCCGTATCAGGCGCCTTCCAGTCAAGACCTCCGTTCCCATGCGGCTTGCAGGAACAGGCGATGACTACGAGACCCCACCCGCATAACCTAGCCGGCGAAAACATAGGAACATCCGTGTTCCTGGGCGCGACCTACCGCCCAAACGCCGGAAGGCATGGGCTGGACCCCCGGCAACAGCCCGGACATCCAGTCCTTTTTTACCTCGGCCGGGTCGCCGCTTCCTGCCAGGGCTGCGCTGTATACGGTCATGGCGACATCGCAGACACAGAACATGACCCCGCTGTTTTGCAACTGGTCGATACCGATATCCACGGGGCCGAGACCGGGAACGGTGAAATCCCCATGCATGGGTTTCCAGAAGGGGTTGCGGGTGGAGGGGGCTTTTGTTTTCGGGTCGTTGTACTTGAATACCTCCCCGAATTTGTATTTTTCCCAGATCCGATCCTCGAACGCAAAGGGAATGCCTTCGTGACGGAGTACGACGACGACGTTGTTCTCTTTCTCGGGCGTACCGGTCGCCATGTTGGTCATGAGGAAGACCCTTGACCACGCGAACGGAAATAACTCGTTGGGGTGTGGGACGTCCAATACGATCCGGTGCTTGCCTTTGAGCTGGCTGAACCAGGTGTCGGCATCGCCAGCCCGGGCGGGTGTGGCATTCAGATGAAGCGGAACATTCAATGTAGCCAGGGCGGCCGTGCCTACGGCTATGTTCCCAAGGAAGCTGCGACGGGTTGTGGTGGACATGATGACCAGTGTTTTCCATAAAAATAGGTTCGTCCCCAAAAGCCGTCAATGGCATGAAGATGCCGCTTACAGGATGTTCCCGCGGAGCGCTTTTGATACGGCTTCCCGGCCGCAGTTGACGTGTAGTTTGGAATAGATGTTCCGGATATGTCCCCTTACCGTGTCGAGGCTGATATGACAATGGACGGCAATCATTTTATAGCTGTAGCCTTTTATAAGATACTTCAGTACTTCTTTTTCGCGGTCCGAAAGCCTGTACGCTGTGTGTGGGGGGCGGAAGGACTGCAATACCTTCCTGGCGATGACGGGAGAAAGGGGCGCGCCGCCATGCAGCATATTCTCGATGGCTTCCAGCAGGTAGACAAAAGAAGAGTTCTTCAGGATATACCCGTTGGCCCCGCCACAAAGGCATTGGAACAAGCGGTCCTCGTCCTCGAATACCGTATACATGAGGATAAAGGTTTCCGGCCGTTGCTCTTTTATGATGCGAAGGCCTTCAATGCCATCCACACCCGGCATATCAAGGTCCATGATCACGATGTCGGGCTGGTGTTGCCGGATGACGTCGGCAGCCCCGGCGCAGTTCTCATAACCGCCGCATACGATATACCCTTCCACACCGCTTAACAGTACCGTCAGCGATTCGCGGAGCGGAGAATTGTCTTCGAAGATGGCAATGCTTGTGGGCATATCAGACTTTAAAATAAAACCCGAAGGTCGGGCTGTCAATAGCATATTCATGTCAGCGTTGTGTTCAGGACAACGGTCGTGCCATGCTGGGGCAAGGACCTGATCTCAAGTTTCCAACGATGTTGCCGCGCCCGTTCCTGCATATTCCTAAGGCCGTTGCCCGCAGCGGCAACGCAGGTGTCGAATCCATTGCCGTCGTCCGAGATCTTCATGAGCAGGGTTTTCCCCGAAAGGTAGAACTGAACGATGGCTTTTGTGGCTTTGGAGTGTCGTACCATATTGTGGATAGCTTCCTTGAAAATGAGGTAAACGTCGCGGCGTTGTTTCATGTTCAGCCGGAGTTTTTCCACTTCCGGGACGATCTCGGCCTGAAGCTCGATGTTGTTTGCTTCCAGTAAGTGAGCGGCATATTGTATCATACGGGGCACCGCCTCGCCCAGCGTGTCGATGTTTGGGTTGATGCTCCAGACGATTTCCCGCATAGCTTCCGATACCCGTTGACTGTCCTCGTAGATACGTTCCAAAATGTGGCTTACCGTCCCTTCACCCTGCAACTGCCGCTGGGCCAACAGGCTACTCAGGCTGATGTTGGTGAGACCCGCGCCGACCTCGTCGTGAAGGTTCCGTGAGATTTCGCCGCGGATCTGAAGGGTTTGGTTGACCTGTTTTTGACGGTAGCGGTAAAGGGCGCCGACCCCTATGGCAAAAACCAGGAGGAGCAAGGCATAGAAGCCGGTGGTTTGTGTAAAGCGGGGGGCGATGCGAAAGCTGACAGCGGCGATGGGTCCATTTACAGTGGCGTGCACCTGGAAAGTGTAGCGGCCTGGGGGAAGCCGGCTGAAGTTGATCTGACGCTGCCTGCCCACCATGATCCAAGCCGTGTCCGCGCCGACGAGGCGATACGCATAATTGGTCGAGGGCCCGTCCAGGAGGTCAACCGCGGCGTATTGGATCGTGACATTGTTTTGCCGGGCGTTAAAGGCCGTGATAAAGGTGTTTTTCCTCGCCGGGTGATCCAGGATAGCGCCTGGATTGAAAAAGAAACAGGCGCCATGGCCGCCGGAATACAGGCGTCTATCCCGGGAATCATAAAAAAAATCCGACGTAGGGTAAGGAACCGGCAGGCCATCCTTTGTCGTGTAATTGGTAAAGGTCTTTGTACACGGATCGAAACAGGCGAGGCCCCCTTCCGTGACGAGCCAGAGTCTTTTACGTTCGTCTTCGCGGATGTCCGATATATGACAGTTCACAAGCCCTTGTTCGTGGCCATAATAGCAAAGGTGATGGTTGCGGAGGTTGTATTTCAGCAGGCCGCAGGTGATGTCGCCGATCCAAAGAATGGAATCGGACGGGCAACAAATGCCTTTTAAGGGCCCCACCTTTTTCCAACCGCCGACGGTTTCAAATTGCCGGCTCCTTCGATGCCAGCGGACGAGCAGGTTGCTGGCATCGTTGGTAAACCATAGATCTCCCTGCGGATCTTCGGCTATGTCGGTGGGGTATCTTAGCGGGTAGCCGCTGGGAGAATTACCCGGGTACCAGTCAAAGCGGTGCGTGGACCGTTCATAAGTGCAGAGACCTTTACCTTTTCCCAGCCCCATCCACAGGAGACCGTGGCTGTCCAGGAACTGGGTGGTAATGGCAACGGTGTCGAGTATGCGCGGTTTGCCCCGGTATGCCGAAAGCCGGCCGCTTTTTCCCGTCCTCGTGGAATACCAGAACAGGCCGATCTGGGTGCCGAGAAAGAGCGTGTCCTTGCCCTGCCTGCTCGAATTCCAGATGAAGTTCGCCCAAATGTCATTCCCCGTGTGCGTCAGCCGGTGTTGTCGCTGGCGGCCCGAGGGCAGATCCATCTCGAAGAACCCATCCCCATAAGTGAAGACCCACAGGGTGGAATCCAGCCGGTTACAGGAGGTCACTTCATAACGGACCGGCCGCCCGGTTTGACGGTCGATCAGCGGCGTACCGGTAAAGTATTGGTGACCGGCCGAGATTTTTTGCAGACCTTCTCTTGTCGTGGCCAGCCACCAACTGCCCTGAAGATCGCAAAGGGCCGTCTTATATTCACTGTCCTCAAAAAGCAGCGGCGACAGGGACATCGTCTCTCCCCGGTGCAGCGACAGGATTAAAAAACCAAAATTGTGCAACAACAGTAAAACCCGCCCGGCATCGAGTGCTACGGCCTGCTGCGCCCACGA
This region of Dinghuibacter silviterrae genomic DNA includes:
- a CDS encoding SDR family oxidoreductase, translating into MRVFITGATGFIGSALVPDLIKSGHQVLGLARTEAAVDALAAVGAEAHRGALEDLESLRSGAAGADAVIHLGFIHDFSKFAENCEVDRRAILALGEGLGSGRGPLIVTSGTGMGVSGGPRTEMEAPHPSFAHVPRVSEATADVVAAQGVPVSVVRLPQVHDRDKHGLVSLAIDIARQKGVSAYIGEGLNRWPAAYRFDAARVYHLALEKGLAGARYHAVGEEGVPLKAIAEAIGRRLDLPVVSLSPEQAGEHFGFLAAFMGIDMPASSALTQEWLGWRPTGPGMISDIEP
- a CDS encoding SDR family NAD(P)-dependent oxidoreductase gives rise to the protein MQPLKDKVAVVFAASGDIAGAVARSFSDQGAKVYVTARNLDAVKALARELKAEAARVDAMKETEIDHFLQKVVADNGKLDVVFNGIGVSYNDMGGRPPTTQATFEQFMSPMEKLCGSQFLTSRVAARYMMETGSEGTILLLTAALSRSKIPNLAGITAASAAIEGMTRVMAAEFGGNGIKVICICSGALMETKRISGWIESVANQYGIPVEQIVSQYKAFDILKTVPTLKQLGDTAAFLASETGVAFNSHIVDVDCGKLNIL
- a CDS encoding RNA polymerase sigma factor; this translates as MDINDFQTLFAEFQNPLKSYLYRLVTDRNDVEDLTHDTFIRAFSKISTFNQESSLKTWVFKIATNLAYDHLRRQKRWQADAQDRAADLAIGSEEIRQVFWMVHHTSPYGAYEMKEHIDYCFTCISKTLPIENQVALILKDIYDFQVREIGLILGKTEGVIKHLLNDARSTMTDIFEHRCALINKNGVCHQCSHINEIFNPKQDQQEELMKLDLVKGSKKYNREELYALRTMLVKAIDPLHASGTDFHEEIMKCLRTAIGEKKDFFAEE
- a CDS encoding DMT family transporter — its product is MSAKTTSGWMYGFIGVVIFSGSLPATRVAILDFSPLFLTAARATIAGLLALFVLFVFKEKRPAREQIFPLSIVGLGVVVGYPLLSGLALQYVTSAHSIVFVGILPLVTALFGVIRGGERPRPVFWIFSLVGSLLVVGFAVAQGIKGSPVGDGLMLLAILLCGLGYAEGARLSKTLGGWQVISWALVLSLPVMVPLVFFLPPASFVQIHAAGWIGLSYVSLFSMFIGFIFWYRGLAQGGTATVGQLQLLQPFFGLGLAATLLHEKVSLGMVGVTVGVILCVAGSKKFAKPIPPQKNPFSPQSPF
- a CDS encoding aminotransferase-like domain-containing protein encodes the protein MPRNFLYHEIAGRIAAQIRNGTLKAGDRLPSVRMLCQEHGIGMNTAKRIFLELEAQSLIESKPQSGYFVHKLLYLKLPLPEVSRPSPTAHCKEPDGLISRVYANMGNEKLTLFSIGAPSGDLLPFPKLKKELVLATRALKEGGTAYEPLPGNTKLRRMMAARSLAWGGHLTEDDLVTTSGGMNALSFCLMALGKPGDTVAIESPCYPGILQLAVSLGLKVLELPTHPTTGIEIDALMKAIPKIDICLLVPNFNTPLGSCMPEEHKKAVVTLLAKHGIPLIEDDVYGDLYFGGQRPPCCKSFDETGTVLWCSSVSKTLAPGYRVGWVAPGKYKAQILKLKLVHALSSTSVVQEAVGNFLSTGRYDHHLRRLRATLQSNYQNYVHTIAEYFPDGTKTSRPQGGLALWVEFPKRIDTTELYDFAIRQRISIAPGRMFTLQHQFEHCMRLCIGLPWSEDIRFKLKKLGNLAKMM
- a CDS encoding DUF4382 domain-containing protein yields the protein MKRTTVVSLALLCLGAMIPACIKVTTPGGGSSDKQDLQMMLTDDPPPTPPDSVLIDAMASITAVNVDIESMSIMMWSDTDHWEPLDIMPGVYNLLNLRNGMDTALGTTHLKKGQVKAIKVVFGNQSSVTANGINVQLGLLFAPTVVVPVTNDTIQLGDTPLQLWMDIDAGRSIVELAQGNFGLKPFIRLFTTNSASIKGIVMPHASAPLVGVISGSDTLVALPSFTGDSGMWEIRGIKTATVNVFFHATASSYHDTALLDVPVVRGTITDVGSVELKQ
- a CDS encoding RNA recognition motif domain-containing protein, with amino-acid sequence MTLYVSNLAFQVTDRDLQSLFTPFGAVNSINIIMDKATGRSRGFAFVEIPDAAGENAIRELQGVDLQGRPLSIAPAKPKRDESDGGFQPNRNRNRF
- a CDS encoding short-chain dehydrogenase, encoding MTVQQIEKFIALHPKGASGSVTISFKTRKNVQGVFIQTPDYEELKKKNFWRIVMSPNLDDYIRTKSLSHARIFNGLEFSKLSIP
- a CDS encoding DUF502 domain-containing protein, with translation MSIVRQTGGMIRNTFINGIIFLIPLVALGWVFSGAIGGIAGAMSSTQSNPWVQSHGGLLLLLPMVVLGFVAFVFALGILVHITVLQRAKNWLEQQVLDMMPGYDFLKSMMEEKLHVKEKKGAPVLVQWSSSQQLGILVEEKEGRAVVFFPTSTIMGGGAVHVVRVEQITRLSFSLTELDNILIRSGGGLLGEA